The Methanospirillum lacunae nucleotide sequence ATAGGTACACTGCTCTGAAACCGTTATGTATGCCTGCTTCGGACAATGAAACCCAACTGGTTCCAGGCTACCTTCTGCCAAAATCTCTCCATTTCTTTCAATAACAACACCATCTTTCTCTTTCCTTATATGAAGTGGGCTATCATTGCGAATAGAGAGTCTGACTCTTCGTTTCCCGTCAGTGAAAAAGACAGATCTGCCGCCTGCTCCAGGACCTGCTGTTGATCTCCCTACATATTCTTCAGTCTGGAGATCTGTATCAACGGTAGCATGACCAACACTGATAAGCACTGCCTTATCCCGGGAAGTTAATTCGATTGTAATATATATCACACCTCAAATCTGGAATCTTAAAATAATCCGGCCCTGTTGGGTACATTTAATATGTGTAACACTCTGGTCAGAAGAGAGAACCGATACAGGCAATCAATGCCGCATCGGTAAGATTCTAAAAAATTACTTCGTATATGGCTTTGCAAAAGAGGAAAGCCGTGCTGCTTCAACGGGATCTTCAATTTTTAGAACAAATGTTCCATGACATGGTTTCACATATGGAAATACAACAATAGTCCCATCTGTTCCAATTACAATCGGAGGAGGTCCAATTATACCCTCACCAAACAATTTCGTCCCAGGTTCAATGAGATACACACGTGGACACGTTTTGGATATCAACTCACGACATTCTTTAAAGGTAAGACCCTTCGCAAGAACTTCTGATTTTAGTTCTTCGATACAGCCCATCCTAACACCTCACTCATCTTCTTTTTCAGGGGCATCGGGTTATGAACAGCCACTTCCACGATAGTTTCACCCTCATACTCGACCAATTTTGCAATTTCTTCAGCAGATCTTCCAAAGACGATGGTAATAAATCGGGCTTCAGGGAGCAGATATCTCATAGTGGCAGCATATGATATTCCGGCATCACTATGAGCAAATGCCAGACAGAGATCGTATTTCTCACCCTTGTCTGTAATATCTTCTACAGCCTTCTCCAAAGTAGTCATAGCGGAAATATAGTGTTTTTCGGGATCCGATGTCATTAATAGTTTCATGACTGCCGGGTTTCCTGCAATAAGACAAGAATACCCATTTTTCCGCAGTTGGTATGCAGTAAAGACAGCAAGAGAATTTTGAACCGGGACCTCAGGGCAACCAAGTACGATCAGTGCCTTTTTCTCTTCTATTTCGCCCATAGTAATCGCAATTATCAGAAGGAGATTTCAGAATTTAAGTGATACCCTTACCCTGGAACACACCTTCAGATTATGCCATGATATCTTGATGGCATACAGGTTCTCAATTGTGAACGCGGATGAAACAAATCACAATCAAATCGGACAAACAAAAGCAAATTTTCTATTTTAGTCAACTTATAGGCATTATAATTATACAATAAGAGCATAAAAGTTGCCTCAATAATACGGATTATTGCACCACTCATGGAATATGATCCCTAGAACATGCGACAAGTGAAAAACGTTACCAAGGCAACATCGTGGGTAGTGCTTGTATTCAGTCTCGCACTCCTCATGGTTGCTCTGCCAGTAGTCGCTGAAGATTCGAAACAAAAGATGTTGCTAACATCGGGTATCAACCAAGCACCCATCACCTCGCATTTACAACTGCGTACCAGAAGATACTATAATGAAACTCTCTCCCCCCTCGGAGTAAAGGAAGTTAAGGCATATAGTTTCCCAACCGGGGCACCTGAGATCCAGGCACTTCTGGCAGGAGACATCGACTTTGCATATGTCGGATCCGCACCGTTTGTAACTGGTGTCGCCAATGGGCTTAATGCAAAGATCATCGCTGCAGTAAACACTCAGGGATCTGATCTGGTTCTGAAAAAGGATCTTCCGTACACAACTCCCGCTGACCTTAAAGGACTAAAGATCGCGACATTCCCAGCAGGAACTATTCAGGACACAATCCTTGGTGACTGGCTCAAGAAGAATGGTCTCGATGCAGACAAGGATGTTGAGATCATTCCTCTCGGACTTGGAGATGCCATCACTGCATTCCTTGCCGGAAAAGTAGATGCAGCATTCCTGCCACAGCCATCACCAGTCACTATTGAAGATTCAGGTACAGGAAAGATCATGGTTCATTCTGGAGAAATGGAACAGGACCATGCATGCTGTGTCCTTGTAGCGACAGATGATGTCATCAAAAATCACCCAGAACTTGTAGAACAGGTCCTCAAAACTCATCTGAAAGCAACCGAGTTTAATGCCGCAAACAAAGAGGAAGCTGCAAAGCACCTGAGTGAACTGACCGGACTTAATACATCCATCATTCTCAAGTCCTTTGATGAATGGGATGGTCAATTTGTATCAGACCCGGCAAAGATTACTACGTCAGTGAAACCTTTGCAAAAATCCAGAAGGATCTCGGATACATCAAGAAGGATGTTTCTGATAAGGATCTCTTTGATACAAGTTTGTGGGGAAAAGTCAAGGCTTAATTCCAAAAACCCTTTCTTTTTTTACCACTCATTTATCATTTCTCATGGTATCAGGCCATTAGGTTGCTGATAGAACCATAGTACCATAGTTCAATAAAAACATCATGTTTTTTCAGAAAAAGACTTTGAATAGTTCATAATGTGACAAAAATACGTTCCAAAATATAGGTTCTAACCCATGAAAGAATCAAGAATACCAAGCCTAAATCCGAACATATTTACTTTCCCTTCTCCCATATGTCGATATGGATACTGCGATCCTTGTCGATTGCATAAAATTATTTGAGATGGTTTCTGTCGTCATGGTTATCGCTTATCTCTTTAGCAGAAGCCGTTTTTATCAGGAAATACTTGAACATCGCCCAACTATCTCAACACACATTATTCTCGCGCTCATTTTTGGTATCCTATCAATTTACGGAATGTCTAGTGGCATCAATTACTTTGGTGCAGTTGTAAATATTCGAGACCTGGGTCCCATTATCGGTGGTCTCTCATGTGGTCCTTTTGTAGGAATTGGTGCCGGTATCATCGGGACATGTTACCGGTTATCTGTCGGCGGACCGAATGTCTTTGGAGCCGCACTGGGACCAATTATTTCCGGAATCTGTGGCAGTGCAATCTTTATCCTCAATAAACGGGAGGTTCTTTCAACAAAATATGCAATTATTGCTACAATAGGAATTGAAGTTGGAGTATCACTCATCACATTATTAATACGAGCTCTCGGGGGCTCAACCTCGACCCTTCTGACAGTATTCATCAACGTAGCAGTTCCGATGATCTGTCTGACTTCAGTTGCAGCAGGAATATTTGCATTCATCATTCACAACCTGATCCAGGAAAGACAGGTTAAACTCGAAAAAGAGAAACTTGAGCAAGAGATAGCAAAAAAAGAAGCCGAACTCAGTATCGCTGCTGAAATACAGAAAAGTTTTCTCCCAGATTCTCTCCCATACTTTCCAAAATACGAGATGGCTGGAAAAAGCATTCCTGCAAAAGAAGTTGGGGGCGACTTTTTTGATTTTATGCCACTTGAACTGATCCCATTCTCAAAAAGTCAGATGGGTATTATGATTGCAGATGTTGCAGGGAAGGGAGTCCCTGCAGCATTATTCATGGCTCTCTCACGAATCGTTATCAGGATCAGTGCACTCTGGTTTAAAAACTGTGCTGAGGCCATTGCTTTTGCCAACCCGGTAATCACCCATGATTCAAAGACCGGGATGTTTGTAACCCTGTTCCTTGGCATCCTTGATAATGAGACGATGACTATGTCCTATGTTAATGCCGGGCACAACCCCCCTCTTGTATTCAGGACAGGTACCGAGAAGATTGAGGAGTTGAAACCGACGGGTATTGCAATTGGTGTTATTGAGGATATCGCCTTTGACCAGAAGTCAGTTCATCTGCAGAATGGTGATGTTGTTGTCCTGTATACAGACGGTGTAACCGAAGCGATTAACACGAATACAGAAGAATTCGGCGTCCCAAGACTTATCCAAACAATAAAAGACTCTGTCTCCCTTCCTTCCCAGGAAATGGTGGATACCATCGTCACAAGAGTCACAGAATTTTGTGGTGCTCAACCACAACATGATGATATCACCCTCCTTGTGATCAAGGTTCATGATTCATAGGGGTATCTTCCATGAATTCTCTGATGCGAGTACGTTTGAACACCGTACTGGATGAAAATACATTTACCCCACTTATCAGATCTGAAGATACCGAACTCATTGGCGGAACT carries:
- a CDS encoding ABC transporter substrate-binding protein, encoding MRQVKNVTKATSWVVLVFSLALLMVALPVVAEDSKQKMLLTSGINQAPITSHLQLRTRRYYNETLSPLGVKEVKAYSFPTGAPEIQALLAGDIDFAYVGSAPFVTGVANGLNAKIIAAVNTQGSDLVLKKDLPYTTPADLKGLKIATFPAGTIQDTILGDWLKKNGLDADKDVEIIPLGLGDAITAFLAGKVDAAFLPQPSPVTIEDSGTGKIMVHSGEMEQDHACCVLVATDDVIKNHPELVEQVLKTHLKATEFNAANKEEAAKHLSELTGLNTSIILKSFDEWDGQFVSDPAKITTSVKPLQKSRRISDTSRRMFLIRISLIQVCGEKSRLNSKNPFFFYHSFIISHGIRPLGC
- a CDS encoding DUF1894 domain-containing protein yields the protein MGCIEELKSEVLAKGLTFKECRELISKTCPRVYLIEPGTKLFGEGIIGPPPIVIGTDGTIVVFPYVKPCHGTFVLKIEDPVEAARLSSFAKPYTK
- a CDS encoding DUF1890 domain-containing protein; the protein is MGEIEEKKALIVLGCPEVPVQNSLAVFTAYQLRKNGYSCLIAGNPAVMKLLMTSDPEKHYISAMTTLEKAVEDITDKGEKYDLCLAFAHSDAGISYAATMRYLLPEARFITIVFGRSAEEIAKLVEYEGETIVEVAVHNPMPLKKKMSEVLGWAVSKN
- a CDS encoding SpoIIE family protein phosphatase; its protein translation is MDTAILVDCIKLFEMVSVVMVIAYLFSRSRFYQEILEHRPTISTHIILALIFGILSIYGMSSGINYFGAVVNIRDLGPIIGGLSCGPFVGIGAGIIGTCYRLSVGGPNVFGAALGPIISGICGSAIFILNKREVLSTKYAIIATIGIEVGVSLITLLIRALGGSTSTLLTVFINVAVPMICLTSVAAGIFAFIIHNLIQERQVKLEKEKLEQEIAKKEAELSIAAEIQKSFLPDSLPYFPKYEMAGKSIPAKEVGGDFFDFMPLELIPFSKSQMGIMIADVAGKGVPAALFMALSRIVIRISALWFKNCAEAIAFANPVITHDSKTGMFVTLFLGILDNETMTMSYVNAGHNPPLVFRTGTEKIEELKPTGIAIGVIEDIAFDQKSVHLQNGDVVVLYTDGVTEAINTNTEEFGVPRLIQTIKDSVSLPSQEMVDTIVTRVTEFCGAQPQHDDITLLVIKVHDS